A portion of the Streptococcus sp. Marseille-Q6470 genome contains these proteins:
- the atpF gene encoding F0F1 ATP synthase subunit B produces the protein MDLTISTIIGDFILIAGSFLLLIFLVKKYAWGNISSILDERAEKISSDIDGAEEARKKAEELASKREAELAGSRTEAKTIIENAKGTAEKSRADILAEAKLEAGRLKEKANQEIAQNKAEALQSVKGDVADLTISLAEKILSKNLDSQAHKELIDQYIDQLGEA, from the coding sequence ATGGATTTAACTATTAGTACCATTATCGGTGACTTTATTCTTATCGCTGGTTCCTTCCTTTTATTGATCTTTTTAGTGAAGAAATATGCTTGGGGAAATATTTCCAGCATCTTAGATGAACGTGCTGAAAAGATTTCTTCAGATATTGATGGTGCCGAGGAAGCCCGTAAAAAGGCTGAGGAACTAGCTAGCAAACGTGAAGCTGAGTTAGCAGGTAGCCGTACCGAAGCTAAAACGATTATCGAGAATGCAAAGGGAACTGCTGAGAAAAGTAGAGCCGATATTTTAGCCGAAGCTAAACTTGAAGCAGGGCGCTTAAAAGAAAAAGCCAACCAAGAAATTGCTCAAAATAAAGCTGAAGCTTTACAAAGTGTTAAGGGAGATGTAGCTGACTTAACAATCAGTCTAGCTGAGAAAATTCTCTCTAAAAACCTTGACAGTCAGGCCCATAAAGAACTCATTGATCAGTATATCGATCAGCTAGGAGAAGCTTAA
- a CDS encoding F0F1 ATP synthase subunit delta translates to MDKKTLKVIEKYSMPFVQLVIEKGEEDSIFSDLTQIKQVAEETGLPTFLAQVEVDELDKEKTVRFFQGSVSPLMQNFIEVILYNHRSNLFYDVIVDCLNRLEKETNRFEVTILSAHPLTDEQKERLLPLIEKKMSLKVRSIKEKIDDSLIGGFVIIANHKTIDVSIKQQLKVVKENLK, encoded by the coding sequence ATGGACAAAAAGACTTTAAAGGTAATTGAAAAATACAGCATGCCTTTTGTCCAATTGGTGATTGAAAAAGGAGAAGAAGACTCTATTTTTTCAGACTTGACTCAAATCAAGCAAGTTGCTGAAGAAACTGGCTTACCTACTTTTTTAGCGCAAGTGGAAGTAGATGAGTTGGATAAAGAAAAAACAGTTCGTTTTTTCCAAGGTTCTGTGTCACCTTTAATGCAAAACTTTATCGAGGTTATACTTTACAATCATCGATCCAATCTTTTTTATGATGTGATTGTAGATTGCTTGAATCGTCTTGAAAAAGAAACCAATCGTTTTGAAGTGACTATTTTGTCTGCACATCCTTTGACTGACGAACAGAAAGAACGCCTCCTTCCTCTAATCGAGAAGAAGATGTCTTTAAAGGTTCGCAGTATTAAGGAAAAAATCGACGATAGTTTAATCGGTGGTTTTGTTATTATTGCCAATCACAAGACAATTGATGTGAGTATTAAACAACAACTTAAAGTTGTTAAGGAAAATTTGAAATAG